From Micromonas commoda chromosome 15, complete sequence, one genomic window encodes:
- a CDS encoding predicted protein, producing MASLFRTGAVRAREALMQRARVFGAGGARGMSGETVPVFVNGEEHQVPKGVTVLQACEQAGVDVPRFCYHQRLSIAGNCRMCLVEVEKSPKPVASCAMPVMPNMNIKTTTPLVKKAREGVMEFLLINHPLDCPICDQGGECELQDQSLIYGSDRSRFTEYKRAVEDKELGPLVKTVMTRCIHCTRCVRFATEVAGVQDLGVTGRGGMAEIGTYVSKLLTSELSGNVIDLCPVGALTSKPFAFTARSWELRTAESIDVTDGLGSNIRVDTRGTEVMRVVPRLHEGVNEEWISDKARFSYDGLKRQRLDQPLVRDDKTGKLKPATWERALEVVAAKIKATDPARIKAIAGKLSDAESIVALKDLMNGIGAGNTVAEGMDGVAADARSSYLFNSNIVGVEDADVVLLIGSDPRVEAPVLNARLRRANVAGGTHVASIGPHGDLTYPVEKLGESASAVEALVAGKHPFAQRLKEAKNPLVIVGAGLLRRGDRDALLKQIHKMCDDVGVVDPAAGWNGFNVLHDAGGTVAALDLGFVPSTSAASAPDVAANPEMVFSLAAEDFDAPANAFVVYQGHHGDAGATKASVVLPGAAYTEKYGTYVNTEGRAQRAMPAVAPQGQAREDWKILRALSECVGAPLPYDTLGEVRARLADIAPHFAKTDEVEPALWLNGATYAHVGAKAKVDDASPLASSVANFYMTDAISRASATMAKCTKAKAAQ from the exons atggcgtcgctcTTCCGCACGGGCGCcgtgcgagcgcgcgaggcgctcatgCAGCGCGCGAGAGTCTTCGGG gccggcggcgccagggGCATGAGCGGCGAGACCGTCCCCGTGTTCGTCAACGGCGAGGAGCACCAGGTGCCCAAGGGCGTCACCGTGCTGCAGGCGTGCGAGCAGGCTGGCGTGGACGTCCCGAGGTTCTGCTACCACCAGCGCCTGTCCATCGCGGGCAACTGCAGGATGTGCCTCGTGGAGGTTGAGAAATCGCCAAAGCCCGTGGCGTCCTGCGCCATGCCGGTGATGCCCAACATGAACATCAAGACGACCACCCCGCTGGTGAAGAAagctcgcgagggcgttATGGAGTTTCTCCTCATCAACCACCCGCTGGACTGTCCCATCTgcgaccaaggcggcgaGTGCGAGCTCCAGGACCAGTCCTTAATCTACGGCTCCGATCGATCGCGGTTCACCGAGTAcaagcgcgcggtggaggatAAAGAGCTCGGCCCTCTCGTCAAGACGGTGATGACCCGGTGCATCCACTGCACCCGATGCGTCCGATTCGCCACCGAAGTCGCGGGGGTTCAAGACCTCGGCGTCACCGGGAGGGGCGGCATGGCCGAGATTGGCACGTACGTCTCCAAACTGCTCACCTCCGAGCTGTCCGGCAACGTCATCGACCTCTgccccgtcggcgcgttgACGTCAAAGCCTTTCGCGTTTACCGCCAGGTCGTGGGAGCTCCGAACCGCGGAATCCAtcgacgtcaccgacggcCTCGGGTCCAACATCAGGGTCGACACGCGCGGCACCGAGGTGatgcgcgtcgtcccgcgtTTGCACGAGGGCGTCAACGAGGAGTGGATCAGCGACAAGGCGCGGTTCTCCTACGACGGGTTGAAGCGGCAGCGCCTGGACCAGCCCCTGGTCCGCGACGACAAAACGGGGAAGCTCaagccggcgacgtgggagcgcgcgctcgaagtcgtcgccgccaagatAAAAgcgacggacccggcgcggaTCAAGGCGATCGCGGGTAAGCTCAGCGACGCCGagtccatcgtcgcgctcaaggaCTTGATGAACGGGATCGGCGCGGGTaacaccgtcgccgaggggatggacggcgtcgccgccgacgctcgaTCTTCGTACCTCTTCAACTCGAacatcgtcggcgtggaGGATGCCGACGTCGTGCTCCTCATCGGAAGCGACCCGAGGGTGGAGGCGCCCGTGCTCAACGCGCGTCTTCGCAGGGCtaacgtcgcgggcggcacgCACGTGGCGTCCATCGGTCCCCACGGCGACCTCACCTATCCCGTGGAGAAGCTGGGCgagtcggcgtccgcggtggaggcgctcgtcgccggcaaGCACCCCTTCGCGCAGAGGCTCAAGGAGGCCAAGAACcccctcgtcatcgtcggcgccggtttgctccgccgcggcgaccgcgacgcgttgCTTAAGCAGATTCACAAGAtgtgcgacgacgtcggcgtcgtcgaccccgccgcggggtggaACGGGTTCAACGTCCtgcacgacgcgggcgggacggtggcggcgctggacctCGGCTTCGTcccctccacctccgccgcgtccgcacCCGACGTTGCCGCGAATCCAGAGATGGTGTtttcgctcgcggcggaggatttcgacgccccggcgaacgcgttcgtcgtGTACCAAGGACACCACGGAGACGCGGGAGCGACCAAGGCGAGCGTCGTCCTACCGGGCGCCGCGTACACCGAAAAGTACGGGACGTACGTCAACACCGAGGGCAGGGCGCAgcgcgcgatgccggcggtggcgccgcagGGCCAGGCGCGGGAGGATTGGAAGATTTTACGGGCCCTCTCCGAGTGCGTGGGCGCGCCGCTGCCGTACGATACCCTCGGggaggttcgcgcgcgcctcgcggataTCGCCCCGCACTTTGCCAAGACGGACGAGGTGGAGCCCGCGCTGTGGCTCAACGGTGCCACGTACGCGCACGTGGGCGCCAAGGCTAAGGttgacgacgcgtcgcctctGGCGTCGAGCGTGGCCAACTTTTACATGACGGATGCGATttcgcgagcgtcggcgacgatggccaAGTGTaccaaggcgaaggcggcgcagTGA
- a CDS encoding predicted protein, protein MRAAEASRPAALPASTPNAAPNAASADEDIESRANDRLRLKYRGRRCPRWRLRGGDASTGAKVKTRSSRTKELMYDDDGGAPFERCANTKDGIAVWMRAVPGSNAKEVLAEATFAKTPARAFWRAVCDVERYQEFVPFVKRSFVCKDARSDSAGGGGSVWVYNVVKAPVVGPRDFVIKIESAPRGADGSMKCAWHVPDDGVGPPALSGHVRLLKNSGGWELREASAGGGVAVRYRVLTDPGTALPGFLVDLANQSSVPDVMRAFNARATSGVYEREDAAAAAARTGAGSGSSRFLAGLVSGGVAKELEELLQWGDFGRITTSLSARLRKMATALDARVGDRRSANDAS, encoded by the coding sequence atgcgcgccgcggaggcttcCCGGCCAGCGGCGctccccgcgtcgacgcccaacgcggcgcccaacgcggcgtccgcggatgAGGACATTGAAAgccgcgcgaacgaccgGCTCCGGCTCAAGTATCGCGGCCGACGTTGCCCCCGATGGAggctccgcgggggcgacgcctcGACGGGTGCCAAGGTGAAAACGCGCTCGTCCCGGACGAAGGAGCTCatgtacgacgacgacggcggcgcacccTTCGAGAGGTGCGCCAACACGAAGGACGGCATCGCGGTGTGGATGAGAGCCGTTCCGGGGAGCAACGCCAAGGaagtcctcgccgaggccaccTTCGCGAAgaccccggcgcgcgccttctGGCGCGCGGTGTGCGACGTGGAGCGATACCAGGAGTTCGTGCCGTTCGTCAAGCGATCGTTCGTGTGCAAGGACGCCAGGAGCGAttccgcggggggcggagGATCCGTGTGGGTTTACAACGTGGTAAAGGCGCCGGTGGTGGGCCCGAGAGACTTCGTGATCAAGATCGAGTCGGCACCccggggtgccgacgggtCGATGAAGTGCGCGTGGCACGTgccggacgacggcgtcggcccACCCGCGCTGAGTGGGCACGTCAGGCTCCTCAAGAACAGCGGCGGGTGGGAGCTGAgagaggcgagcgcgggcggcggcgtggcggtgCGATATCGGGTGCTCACGGACCCGGGCACGGCGCTGCCGGGTTTCTTGGTGGACCTCGCGAACCAGAGCTCGGTGCCGGACGTCATGCGCGCGTTCAACGccagggcgacgagcggggTGTACGagcgggaggacgcggcggcggcggcggctcgaacgGGCGCGGGATCCGGATCGAGCCGGTTTCTCGCCGGGctcgtcagcggcggcgtcgccaaggagctcgaggagctgctcCAGTGGGGGGACTTCGGGAGGATCACGACGTCGCTGTCGGCGCGGCTGCGAAAGATGGCGAccgcgttggacgcgagGGTTGGCGATCGGAGGAGCGCAAACGACGCGTCATGA
- a CDS encoding hypothetical protein (hypothetical protein), producing the protein MRLPTGGFELRAATRGRAETLRRGRSRRRFAAAARRRLASRPSGRTAGDDAGRTNGQRHARPSEVARDDRDWPRTFLSVASNAPVASDVAAVKRCASLKRVSTRFVPFAHRKEGIFPTKDISPFWVGCTVRRSETYEGSWKIFAPPIVHQPELARRVTHTRKWARGAERGSRTAMSALATLLALLTLPVLCDAQFNLRPVIEPLSKWPCSDWTWQNCPQPIPVGGLSGKEWYELTRWNDRTYGGTFGVDGKTPGLDVNVTSAQELYDALEDRRVARINVTKSFSLEFVPSSTYYDDAFDDITGGEGGEAGGTTRVEPFRWPVVGYPISRDVTVRAGPQCLETTEGHCTIDVARATLFVVLEDGELTMADLRLRRGGGRLGGFMFMKGGSRGDFNNVHFLEGQYFPDAGKEPTAHGGAVMIANADRTKKELVPPVDPDTGAVNKDAGSYRDVPVPGNITFTKCVFADNQVTNGNAGAAWVKTRPGSSGWVIFDECVFSRNQAPNGWGGAAWSGSGRVIFAACQFIDNAAMGGGALQMVEGGLIGGSRFAGNRATERAGGAVFFYGHGNGLVQECEFERNSAVTEAGAVFVYGRAIFYKNEFAQNAVVNGLWKDVYICTDGDCKGYPDATRAFYDPPYEPFAELYPRPPVL; encoded by the coding sequence ATGCGTCTCCCAACCGGCGGCTTTGAattgcgcgcggcgacgcgaggacgcgcggaaacgctccggcgcgggcggtcgcggcgacgattcgcggcggcggcgcggcgacgactggCGTCGCGACCGTCCGGGCgaaccgccggcgacgacgcggggcgcaCGAACGGGCAAAGACACGCCCGCCCCTCGGAAGTGGCGAGGGACGACCGCGACTGGCCGAGGACCTTTTTGAGCGTCGCGAGTAACGCCCCCGTGGCATCCGATGTGGCAGCCGTGAAGCGCTGTGCGTCACTCAAACGGGTATCAACGCGGTTTGTCCCATTTGCCCATAGGAAAGAGGGGATATTCCCAACAAAAGATATTTCCCCATTTTGGGTCGGTTGCACAGTTCGCCGGTCGGAAACGTATGAGGGTAGCTGGAAAATTTTTGCGCCTCCGATCGTGCACCAGCCAGAGCTCGCTCGGAGGGTCACTCACACCCGGAAGTGGGCTCGAGGGGCCGAGCGGGGGTCACGAACGGCGatgtcggcgctcgcgacgcttcTGGCGCTCCTCACCCTACCCGTCCTCTGCGACGCGCAGTTCAACCTGCGCCCCGTCATCGAGCCGTTAAGCAAGTGGCCGTGCTCCGACTGGACGTGGCAGAACTGCCCGCAGCCCATCCCGGTGGGGGGCCTGAGCGGCAAGGAGTGGTACGAGCTGACGCGATGGAACGACAGGACGTACGGCGGCAccttcggcgtcgacggcaagACACCCGGACTGGACGTGAACGTCACCAGCGCGCAGGAGCTGTACGACGCCCTGGAGGACAGGCGCGTGGCGCGAATCAACGTGACGAAATCCTTCTCCCTCGAGTTTGTCCCGTCCTCCACGTactacgacgacgcgttcgacgacatcaccggcggcgagggaggtgaGGCGGGCGGGACGACCAGGGTCGAACCCTTCCGGTGGCCCGTGGTCGGGTACCCGATCTCCAGGGACGTCACCGTGCGCGCGGGGCCGCAGTGTCTGGAGACGACGGAGGGACACTGTACAATCGACGTCGCGAGAGCCACGCTCTTCGTCgtgctcgaggacggcgaacTTACCATGGCGGACCTTCGCCtgaggcgcgggggcggacgaCTCGGTGGGTTCATGTTCATGAAGGGAGGCAGCAGGGGGGACTTTAACAACGTGCACTTCCTCGAGGGGCAATACTTTCCAGACGCGGGAAAAGAGCCAaccgcgcacggcggcgcggtgatgaTCGCCAACGCCGATCGAACGAAAAAGGAACTCGTACCGCCGGTGGACCCGGATACCGGCGCCGTCAACAAAGACGCGGGCTCGTACAGGGACGTGCCCGTGCCGGGCAACATCACGTTCACCAAGTGCGTCTTCGCAGATAACCAGGTGACCAACGgcaacgcgggcgcggcttGGGTCAAGACCCGGCCGGGGAGCTCCGGGTGGGTCATCTTCGACGAGTGCGTGTTCAGCAGGAACCAGGCACCTAACGGGTgggggggcgcggcgtggagTGGGAGCGGCCGCgtcatcttcgccgcgtgccAGTTCATTGAtaacgcggcgatgggggGCGGAGCGCTTCAGATGGTCGAAGGAGGTTTGATCGGAGGTTCGAGGTTCGCGGGGAACAGGGCcacggagcgcgcggggggcgccgtcTTCTTCTACGGCCACGGCAACGGTCTGGTCCAGGAGTGCGAGTTCGAGCGGAacagcgcggtgacggaaGCCGGGGCGGTTTTCGTGTACGGCCGGGCGATATTCTACAAGAACGAGTTCGCGCAGAACGCGGTGGTGAACGGCTTGTGGAAGGACGTGTACATCTGCACAGACGGCGACTGCAAGGGGTACCCGGACGCCACGAGGGCGTTCTACGACCCGCCGTACGAGCCGTTCGCGGAGCTGTACCCGCGCCCACCGGTGCTGTAG
- a CDS encoding DSBA oxidoreductase (Blast hits of this protein are mainly bacterial DSBA oxidoreductase. This locus has EST support for the 3'UTR): protein MAVKTISIDVVSDIKNLERALAAAKPRLVSKDTTFTTTWRPFFLMPPEMWRRGVASGEFPPDAETVGINKLDYYHSKFGGPARVAPMVERLAGIMRSLDVEYNMDGNTGPTLDGHRIAAYAERAEGLDKQNAFMEEIFKSYFTMAQAPCDPTVLRDAARRAGLDMDEVDKVLATPTAELGEVDEQLQRFARGVSGVPYFILSDGKRRIRMSGAQPPEQFLDALEQLGAIEDA from the exons atggccgtCAAGACGATATccatcgacgtcgtctccGACATC AAgaacctcgagcgcgcgctcgcggcggcgaagcccAGGCTCGTGTCGAAGGACACAACCTTCACCACGACCTGGCGACCATTCTTCCTCATGCCCCCCGAGATGTGGCGcaggggcgtcgcgtccggtgAGTtcccgccggacgcggagaCCGTCGGCATCAACAAGCTCGACTACTACCACAGCAAGTtcggcggacccgcgcgcgtggcgcccatggtcgagcgcctcgccgggATCATGCGatcgctcgacgtcgagtaCAACATGGACGGAAACACTGGCCCGACCCTGGACGGCCACCGCATCGCCGCctacgccgagcgcgcggagggcttGGACAAGCAGAACGCGTTCATGGAGGAGATCTTCAAATCCTACTTCACCATGGCGCAGGCTCCGTGCGACCCGACGGTGCTCcgggacgcggcgagaagaGCGGGGCTGGACATGGACGAGGTCGACAAggtcctcgcgacgccgacggcggagcTCGGGGAAGTTGACGAGCAGCTCCAGAGGTTCGCGAGGGGCGTGAGCGGGGTGCCGTACTTCATCCTCAGCGACGGTAAGAGGCGGATTCGGATGAGCGGCGCGCAGCCGCCGGAGCagttcctcgacgccctcgagcagctcggcgccatcgaggaCGCGTGA